A region of the Brienomyrus brachyistius isolate T26 chromosome 10, BBRACH_0.4, whole genome shotgun sequence genome:
ACCGTAACGGCAGCGCAAGTAGTTGGAGAATGCGCGGCGGTAGGTCTTGTTGAAGAGTGTGTAGACCAGAGGATTCACCCCCGAGGAGATGTACCCCACCCAGACGAAGACGTTGAGCAGctcggccagcagggggccatTGCACGAGGCGCGGCAGAGCACGTAGGTCACATTGGTGATGAAGAACGGGCACCACATGACCAGGAAGAGGAAGAAAACCACGCCCAGCACCTTAGAGGCCCGCCTCTCATTCTTAATGGCGTGCATCATGCCCCGCCTCCCATAGGAGCTGGAGTCCCGGCCAGCAGGGGAGCTCATCTGTGAGGCCGCCCCCGAGCTAGGGAGAATGGAGATACTGTCTGGGGGTGTGACGCCGTGGGCGGGCTCCACCTTTAAGCAGATAAGGCTGGGCCGCCGTGTGGGCAGGGCCTGGGCAGGTGGGGGCGGTTCCTCATGCAGGAAGACGGACGCCTGTCGCTGCAGCACCTGCACGGTCAGGCAGTAGGTGACCACCATGATGACCAGCGGGATGAAGAAGGCCACGAAGGAGCCCACCAGCATGAAGCGCTCCTCGTTCAGCGCGCAGCTGCCATTCACAAACACCTGGTCCTCATTGTGCAGGCCGATCACGGGGATGGGCATGGAGATCCCTGGCGGAGGGGGGTCAGAGAGAAGCGGGCAACAGCAGGCAGGGCTAAGTGCCTATATCGGCTCCCATAATACCGCATTTCCATTACTCTTTCCTGATTGGACAGTTATTGCCTAATCAAAGTCCTTCAGCTAATAACTACCAGACTCTTCCTGCCCGTCAATCAATCGCAGATCATTCTGATAATGAGCTTATCAACtatgtaaaaaataaagaaggcaaaggaaacaggCAGGGATTTACAAAGAGCCGTGACCCCCGCCATGATCGATCTGTGTCGGGTCTTTAGCTCCCCCTCCCGCTTTGAGGCTATCGCTCCAAGCAGAGCTGTCAGGACCTATCCACATGCTGTGCCGGGCCTTCCTCTTATGTGGGGGGGACCAGGTACTGGGTGGGACGGGTAACGAGACCCCTTGCTTTGCATGCCCCATAGCTGCCGCACCTCCGTGTCTCATAACTGTGCTCCTGTCTACCCACATCCAGGCCTATGGCCTTCAATCCGCTGTTCGTTGTATGATAAAAACGACCCGAGTCTGTAGCTGTACCTAGGCATTGAAATGACGCCTAAGGAAATGTACAGCAATTCTGTGTGTGTCACCTCACAGACAGCACTGACACCGAGCATGGACAGCGGGGCGGACGCTGAGGAGCACGCTCACCTACGGAGATGGTCCACACCGCCGCGATCTTTAGCTTGGCCGTGGTGCGGGAATTGAAGCGGCTGTGCTGGATGGGGTGCCGGATGGCCACGTAGCGGTCCAGCGAGATGGCGCACAGGTGCATGATGGAGGCCGTAGAGAAAAGAACATCCAGGTAGATCCATATGGGGCAGAGGGCACTCGGCAGGGGCCAAACGTAGtctgggagggggagagagtcACAGGAGAGTCAAAGCGATGACTCAGAGCAGAGTGACAGTGTTAAAAGGTAACTCTCACTGACACGAGGTGGCACCACATAGCTCGATGGGATTGGAAATGCTAGGTCTTGCCAGCGCAGTGCAGGAGCTCTCTGCAAATGCAGGGATTTGCCTGCCCAGTGTTCTCTGCGATTCATGTCTTAGTGACTGTGATTTTAGTGACTCCTCAGATGAATCCAGCAGAATAGGTACAGGGCTATGATTGGATTAAGGAAGAATTACGCTTGGACTTTTGTGGCAGAGAAATTCCTCGCTGTGCAGATTCCTCCGTGACAATTTTTGTAGATGATTTACGGCCTTAGATATGGAC
Encoded here:
- the htr2cl1 gene encoding 5-hydroxytryptamine (serotonin) receptor 2C, G protein-coupled-like 1, with translation MGASSGTRPVGFTSTTAPVEAALLRGWPAWPLNASVNLNQSLLLGAEPATNLSAARASVPIAEREKNWPALLFLVVIFLTVGGNILVILAVSLEKRLQNATNFFLRSLAVADMLVGILVMPVSLINILYDYVWPLPSALCPIWIYLDVLFSTASIMHLCAISLDRYVAIRHPIQHSRFNSRTTAKLKIAAVWTISVGISMPIPVIGLHNEDQVFVNGSCALNEERFMLVGSFVAFFIPLVIMVVTYCLTVQVLQRQASVFLHEEPPPPAQALPTRRPSLICLKVEPAHGVTPPDSISILPSSGAASQMSSPAGRDSSSYGRRGMMHAIKNERRASKVLGVVFFLFLVMWCPFFITNVTYVLCRASCNGPLLAELLNVFVWVGYISSGVNPLVYTLFNKTYRRAFSNYLRCRYGEVEFKPLPCPPHSLTPASLCGKGGVDRNSNCRNGDPAETLGLDHADKALEMRPCMSEASINSCHTPTEHTSCV